One segment of Bdellovibrionota bacterium DNA contains the following:
- a CDS encoding helix-turn-helix domain-containing protein — MIRYQAKIYKDGTRYSVEFPDLPGCFSDGATRDEARRNAREAMSLYLEEARDPKWDLPRSKVRRSKRYEWVTPYEDVLIPLLIRQERRRHGLTQKELAKRIGITFQQLQKLETPGKSNPTVKTLVTISEALGENIDIRLAA, encoded by the coding sequence ATGATTCGGTATCAAGCAAAGATCTATAAAGATGGCACTCGTTACTCCGTTGAATTTCCGGATCTCCCGGGGTGCTTTAGTGACGGAGCGACCAGGGATGAAGCTCGCCGAAATGCGCGGGAAGCAATGAGCCTATATCTGGAGGAAGCGCGTGATCCGAAATGGGATCTGCCTCGTTCGAAGGTTCGACGAAGCAAGCGGTATGAGTGGGTTACTCCCTATGAAGATGTATTAATCCCGTTGCTGATACGCCAGGAACGCCGGAGGCATGGACTTACGCAGAAGGAGCTTGCTAAACGGATCGGCATCACGTTTCAACAACTTCAGAAGTTGGAAACTCCGGGTAAATCAAACCCGACCGTCAAGACTCTTGTTACGATCAGCGAAGCTCTGGGAGAGAATATCGATATCCGCCTTGCGGCATGA